The Arachis hypogaea cultivar Tifrunner chromosome 19, arahy.Tifrunner.gnm2.J5K5, whole genome shotgun sequence genome has a window encoding:
- the LOC112778674 gene encoding uncharacterized protein — translation MITLIWNVRGAASETFRCIFKELMRQHRPDIAILLETKCSGDKAKRVIHNLGFSYSILEEAQGFVGGIWICWNRPDINITTIEKHSQYLYVKIQTQSEKEWFLTAVYASPQSQNRRELWPKILNIANQTMGDWLIAGDFNEIKDSSEKKGGATISNRDCKVFSGWINRWGLIDLGFIGSRYTWRGPQWEGQDRVFKRLDRALANHSWRTRFHEAMVEVLARTNSDHHPLLIINERERVRGQDRPFRFEAMWGMHQEFQNCLNTSWNKNNSLLGSFVDLKEDLQKWNKETFGNIFKIKRRILNRISGIQRSRSYGNNRYLDKLEQDLNKELENVLDKEETFWMQKSRQQWIVEGDRNTKYYHTKTVIRRRRNKIQKLRRTDGSWIEEDDELKDHIVNHFQSIYQEQVSISPIENLYDTLPNFNAYVYMKLIAEPTEEEIKNALYSIGSFKALESDGFPSLIYKNNWDLMK, via the coding sequence ATGATTACTCTTATTTGGAATGTGCGAGGTGCGGCTAGCGAGACTTTTAGGTGCATCTTTAAAGAATTGATGAGACAACATAGACCAGACATTGCTATTCTTTTGGAAACTAAGTGCAGTGGagacaaagcaaaaagagtgatACATAACCTTGGTTTCTCTTACTCTATTTTGGAAGAAGCTCAGGGATTTGTAGGAGGCATATGGATCTGCTGGAATAGACCAGATATCAACATAACCACCATAGAAAAGCATAGTCAATATTTATATGTTAAAATCCAAACTCAGAGTGAAAAGGAATGGTTCCTCACAGCAGTCTATGCCAGTCCTCAGAGCCAGAATAGAAGGGAATTATGGCCTAAAATTCTTAATATAGCTAATCAGACTATGGGAGATTGGTTGATAGctggtgattttaatgaaattaaagacaGCTCAGAAAAAAAAGGCGGTGCTACTATTAGTAACAGAGATTGCAAAGTGTTCTCCGGTTGGATAAATAGATGGGGTCTAATTGATTTGGGTTTCATAGGGTCTCGCTACACTTGGAGAGGACCACAATGGGAAGGACAAGATAGAGTCTTCAAAAGACTAGACAGAGCTCTCGCTAATCATTCTTGGAGGACAAGGTTTCATGAAGCCATGGTAGAAGTTCTTGCGAGAACAAACTCTGACCACCACCCCCTCCTTATTATAAATGAAAGAGAGAGGGTGAGAGGCCAAGATAGACCCTTCAGATTTGAAGCTATGTGGGGAATGCATCAAGAATTTCAAAACTGTCTGAACACTAGCTGGAACAAGAACAACTCTCTATTAGGATCCTTTGTGGATCTTAAAGAAGACCTCCAGAAGTGGAATAAAGAAACTTTTGGAAATATcttcaagatcaagagaagaattCTGAACAGAATAAGTGGCATTCAGAGGAGTAGATCGTATGGTAACAATCGGTATCTGGACAAATTAGAGCAAGATCTCAATAAAGAGTTAGAAAACGTACTAGATAAAGAAGAGACTTTTTGGATGCAAAAATCAAGACAACAATGGATAGTGGAAGGAGATAGGAACACCAAATATTATCATACTAAGACTGTCATTAGAAGGAGAAGGAACAAAATTCAGAAACTCAGAAGAACAGATGGAAGCTGGATAGAAGAGGATGATGAATTGAAAGACCATATCGTAAACCATTTTCAAAGCATCTATCAAGAACAGGTGAGCATTAGTCCAATTGAAAACTTATATGATACTTTACCTAATTTCAACGCTTATGTTTACATGAAACTCATAGCGGAGCCCACTGAAGAGGAAATAAAAAATGCTCTCTACAGTATTGGATCATTTAAAGCACTAGAAAGTGATGGATTCCCATCTCTTATCTACAAGAATAACTGGGATTTAATGAAATAG